The Oncorhynchus tshawytscha isolate Ot180627B linkage group LG16, Otsh_v2.0, whole genome shotgun sequence nucleotide sequence CTAGAAAGGCAGAGACTCGGCAAGGCAGATAGATTCAAACGACATGCAAACTAGAACAGTGAAAACCATGGGAACGACATCTTGTTATAACCATAACGACACAAGGAGAGACCCAGacgcagacacgggaggcaggtGGTTTGAGTGCTGATATTTATTATAGTCCAAGGGGTCAGCAAAAGGCAGGTCAAGAGTTcataaccaggtcagagtccaaaacaGTACAGGGCTGcaagcagaatggtcaggcagatgGGCACAGAGTCAGAACACGAAAACCAGATACTTGGCAAcccactggttgacttggcaaacaagatgaactggcacagacagacagaaaacacaggtataaatacacaggggataagtgggaagatgggcgacacctggagggggtggagacaagcacaaggacaggtgaaacagatcagggtgtgacaataactCTGTGCTGTAACCAACCAGCCCCTAAACATCCATTAAATGTCCTTTACTGTTGGTCTTAGCCATCACTGGTTTATTATGTCACACAAGACTGCTGTTGTTGATTCCTTTATCACTTTCTTCTTCTGAGGTCAGATTTGTATCTGTTAGAAGCTGAGTACAGAAATACCAAGTCTGCCTCTTTTGTCAGACTTGGTATTTCAAGAATCAGACGGTGATGTTTGTTATCTCATTCTGTGTTTGTGCTCTGTCTAATCTCTATTTCACAGTAAGGGtgtcccccaaatggcacccaatttccTAAGGGCCCTAGTCGaaagtaaactgaacaaaaatctaaatgcaacatgcaacaatttcaacgattttactgagttacagttcatataaggaaaccagtcaattgaaataaattcattaggccctaatctatggatttcacatgaccggtcaggggcgcagccatgggtgggcctgggaggcaGCCATAGGCCCACTGACTTGGAAGCCAGGCCAACCcaatggggagccaggcccagccactcagaatgtttttttccccccacaaaagggctttattacagacagaaatactcctcagtttctgggtggctggtctcagacgatcccacaggtgaagaagccagatgtggaggtcctgggctggtgcggttacacgtggtctgcggttgtgaggccagttggacaatTGCACTCTacctcaaaacatctgtggcattgtgttgtgtgacaaaactgcacattttagagtggccttttattgtccccagcacgaggtgcacctgtgtaacgatcatgctgtttaatcagcttcttgatatgccacacctgtcaggtggatggattatcttggcaaaggagaaatgctcactaacagggatgtaaacaaatttgtgcccaaCATTTTAGaagaataagctttttgtgcaatggaacatttctgggatcttttatttcagctcatggaaccaacactttacatgttgcttttatatttttgttcagtgtaatatatAGTATAGTAAAAACACTTTGGTGTTTTCTCTGAATCTCTTCTGTTTTTATGTTTAAAATATTACAGGGCTTTTAAAGAGGAACGCCAGCAGTGAGGATGACTTAGCGTTGGGCGTCGAAGGTAAATAGATCTTTCATCTTGTAGTCGTTGTTTTTAGGGTGACATGAACACCAGGTAGAGCCGAGGACAGAGGAGTAAGGTAAAAACAGGTTATGTGGTTGTAAACCATCACAATGATTTATCCACTGTGTGCTCAGAGGAACATTTGAGCTGTCTGAGAGTGGGTACACAATGAGAAAAATGTTGCTGAGGGCTGGTGTATTTAGGCGAGGGGGTAAAATATTGGCAGAGGAGAGGCGGTGTCTGTACTTCTTGCTAATCTCAGGGCTGAGCATCCAgcagtagacagagggagggacagttaAGACCAGGATGAAAgcctcagagagacagggagaagaccataccagacctgggttcaaatagtggTTGAAAACCTTCAAAATACTTTGAGCGTTTGCTCTAGCCTGCCTGGAATGCCTTGTGTTCTGGGTTTGGGACTGTTCTATTGGTTCTTTAAGACAGGCAAGTGCAATCAAGCAcggataaagtatttgaaatgattaacTAATATTTGAGCCCAGGTCTGGACTATACACACCTCCCAGGCAGTTCACCCTAAACATGGCTAAGGAAAATCACGCTGCTTAGCTTTGGCAAACACCACAGCAAATCTTATACAAACACAGCTAGGATCTGATGCTCACCAGTCCTCACTGACACCTactgggggctgtgtgtgtatgtgcgcgcgtGTGTTTGCCCGTATCCATGTACAGTAGCATTACTTCCACAGTATCCTTTCTTAGTCATCACTTAGGCCGGCCTCAGAATCGAATAAAATTGCAGTGAGACAGTAAAGGAAGAGAAGAAAGTGGAGAAGCAGAAGGAGACAGGATGTCTTAGAAGGGACAGCCAAGGATATTTGGCACAAACCACTGTATTTtcctcagagacagagagcacaggGAGAACCTGTCCTtacagagaggacagggggtcaaTTCCAGACACTGACCCAAGGTGAGATTGGTCAAGGCTGTCCACTATCTCCTCCCAGGACCGGCTACTCAAGATATTAAAGGGAGTGGCTACTTAGAAAGGCTAGTCAACCAAAAGGGACTGCTGCCCCAAACCCTAAGGAAAGATTGACCACCCCACAGACCACTCTATCTCCTCCAAGGAACTGCCAATGTACTCAACAGAAAGGTAAGTCAACTGAAAAGAATGCTACCCCAAACTCCGTCGTTAGATGGGAATATACAGTTCAGTACCCCTTGGCCTTGAAAAGCACCACCTTATCTGTGGATCAGGAGACCTGGTTACGTAACACCAAATGACATGGCACTTTAGGGAGTCAGCTCGGAACAGAACCCAATGGAATGGCATGCATCATCACCAACTTTCCAAACACTAATTTTAGAACTCCTCTTCAGATGGAAGAACTTTGCGGAACGAGACCTGATAGAAAATAAGAGTTGGATGTTGGAATCTTGGAGAAGGTTCTTGGACAAAAAAAGGTTCCGtgtaatgaaataaaataaagctTCGGCCGGCAGCACAGACCACTTTGTCCCTGTCACCATGCCAGGGTAAAATGGAGTCCCAACCTtgaatagaggtagagaggacagcCAAGAGAGAACACTGACTGAAAGAACACTAATGCCTAATATAGCTACTAAACAGAGCCATCCCAGAGACAGGATGTGCTGAATTAGCAGTTGTGACTAGCAGAGACACAGTGGATAACTAGCTCGTTGTCATTCATAGCAAGATATTCCAAATATTCAGCCTTGTTTGCTTTCAGGTCTAGatgatttgttattttttttctcttcctcAGCATCTTTATATGGTAAACAGGGAGTGAGGACCGTCCAGGAATTTCTGAGGTAAGGAACTttccctctctactgtcctgtcggCTGGTTGCTGTCAAACTTTTGGCGCTTTGAAATGAATTGCAACCGAGGGTCTATACATGGCGAGATTACACATCCATGTATAAATAAtttgcgtctctcacatttgATGTGATGTTATCCAATGTATAACTTGCATATATGATTACTATGGATAACTTACTATGCATAAATGGGTTAAAATGTTTTATTGACCCCATAAAAATACTAACATTTCTCTCAAAGTGAGGTTAGATTGATGTGATCCaaaattaaatatgtttaaaCTCTGAACACCCTCACCCAGGGCTAATTTTCAGTCACTTGTCATTAACTGACTGGTAGTGAAGGGAACTGGCTTGATTGACAGATGTTGTCATAAGTTATGGATAATGTTCACATGATACATGCCCACCTGCCAGTGACTCCTATTTACCATGCAAATATAAGAGACTCACCTGACCTTCACAGAAACAGATGGgatacatcccaaatgacaccctattccctatacagtgcactgcttttgaccagggcccatagggcactatgtcgggaatagggtgccatttgggacgcagacatggATGAAGGGATGGTTTGCATGAAACAAGAGTGATGACATAGACATAGATATGACATGACGAGGAGGAGAATAATATGAGATTATTGTTGCGTAGTGTACAGTAGAGACAACTCTAAACAGGGTTTAGATGAAGGAATTTGTGTGTGGAGATGACAGTGCGAGCAGTGTGATTTGGAGACCAGTGTTAATACAGATTATTGTTCCATTCTGTTATGGTGCATTGTAGTATTATACAGAAAAGTGTTCTATCATGTCTTTGTCTGTAGAAGGATGAGTGGCTAGCTTGTATGGAGACACGAGAATCGGAGACTGTTTGCAGCGGTGTTCTATCATGTCTTCACCTTTGGAAGAATAAATGGCTAAAGGAACACATACCTAAGATATGAGTCTAGAttcagagacggttgtccttctatGATCATGTCTGTGTCTCCGTCATGGTCCAGGAGTTCCAGGTCCAGCCCAGTTCTCACCAGGTGGAACAGCTTGACCTCAGCCTTCTCAGCACAGTCGGCTCCACTCAGGTTAGTCATGTCGCCAACTCCAGGCGCTCTTTTGTTAACCAGTATTTATCCTAATTGAAGCGGTGAGGATCTGAGGCTGGATTGCAATTGCAACATACGATGCGATAACTGCCGTGAGGTGATGTACGTTTACAGAAAGTGTGCATCCCTCCgtgcgtgcatgcttgtgtgtgtgcgtgcgtttgcatgcctgcctgcgtgtgtgtttgtgtctgcaagCACATGTGTATTTAtgagtgtgtgcatttgtgtgttatCCCAGTGTAATGGATGTGCTGAATCTGTGGAGTGATGACCCAGAGGAGGTCCTACTAGATCTGGGCTTCGGCTGTGACGAGCCTGACATCTCTGGACGGATCCCAGCCCGCTTCATCAACAACCAGTCCAGCGCCCGGGGAATCAACATACAGGTGTTCCTGGACGCCCAGAAGAACCGCATGGACATAGAGAACCCTGATGTCAGCAGTAAGTGATGTTACACTGTAAATGTACTACTCAGACATTCTGTCATATGCTCTTAAAAACACTGAAAACATACTGTAGATACCTTGACATGCTGTCATTCTCTTTATACACTTGAcaaatactgtactgtagttatgTAATGTGCTGTCATATGATGTTTAAGCTAGCCACATACATGTTCTACCTCCAGGAACCTTGGCAACTACTGGCATGAACATGGTCATGGGATTCTTTTTGTGCTTTATGTGTTGAAACTGTTGTATTTCcagtgtcctctctgtctctggtgaGAACACCGTGCATTTATTCCACCTGACGGAGACGGTCCTATAAGAATGATAACATGGTTAGCTGGTTTGCCAACTTTGCATCTGTCAACCACAGATAAATGTTAAcaatctccttctctcacctcacccactcactcactcacagataGGTTCAGGCAGTTGGAGGTGCTGCAGCAGGTTACCACTGCGTTCTCATCCCTGGTCGGTGGTGCGTCTACAGACTCCCTCTCCGAGAGCGGAGTTCCAGCTTTAGCTTCAGCCGAGgccagggagaagaggaagaggatgggCATGCTGCTCCGCCGGGTCTCCAGAAAAACCCTCAGCCAGACCCAAATCCAGACCCAGGACTCACAGGACACAAACCCAACTCCCCACAGTCCCGTAGCCCACTTACAGCAGCCCCTGGCCGGCCCCCCTGACAGGCGGACCCAGCTGAAACGAGCCAGACAGGGCCTGGCTGAGTGTATATGTCTGACCCCACTGGTAGAGGAGCAAGGCCTAGCCTCGGAAGCACCAGAGCCCCACTCGGTCCCCCAGGAGGGTGCGCTCAGGCTGGAGGTGGGGAAGGAGTATCAACCCCTGATCTCCAGTGGTATTCCAACCAGAAAGAAAAGTCCTGGGGAGGCCAGGGAGTCCTTTGAGATGGAGGAGGTAAATGTCAAAGTGTCACTTCAAGTTAAAAAATACTGGTGGTTTAACGTTTGTGGAAAGGGGTATAATATACTGAAATGTATTGAATTACCTCTTGCATTATATTGCTTCATCTTCCAGATTAAACGGTGTAACTGTAGTTGTACTACATATTATTTGTGTTTTCTTTCATGTCAGATCCAGAGCTTTGATGAGGGCAGTATTTCTGGGAGCTACATGGGAGCATCCGACACCACAGGTATGGGCACCACTGTTTTAACACTCACATTTCTTCAGTCCATTTTCCTGGTTTCTATAGTTCTTGTCAGTGGTTTATGCGAGGTTTTACAACGGAGATCTTAGACAGTAGCTTGTCTTTCATTAGTGTATATTTCAAAGAGCGCTAATGACATGGAAAGTATTCCCCTGCCTTGCTGTTAAAAAGTAACCTACTAAAACAGTCCTCTAGCTTTGTAAacacaattctctctctctctcgaccagaTAAAAGCTCTCTTTATCTAATGTCTAGGTTTATTTTTAAACTCTGTTGGCCCTGACTCTGATGCCAGTTTTCTCTACCTTCAGCATGGAACAATCTCCTATGGTGAAGAAATGCAAATATACTGTAGCAATTAGACTGCCATCATTTTCATAAGGGGTTTTAAAACACGATGCCAACCAGCAGTGGGGGTTGGTGCCGTTTAACATCAGGGAGATGTcatttttaatgagcatggccttatttctattacaggatattggatgactgtcattcatattccatttacccagctcaatgtaacatcgataggtttaggctactacctggtactccaggctgacatccggccgtgattgggagtcccatcgggcggcgcacaactggcccagcgtcatctggatttggccggagtaggccgtcattttaaataagaatttgttcttaactgaattgcctagttaaataaaggttcaattaaatacTCAAATgtgccctatacccatcatgaggttgcaaCAACCTAGCCTACAAATGAAAGTTTATAATGTGCACCGGTTgagagacaaattggagtaatcCAAGTGGACACATTCAATATGGCCTTGCACACTTTTGTCTGCAAATAGCTAAACtggggtgtagtcattagtccaaacagttgtaAAActtagtttctattggacaaattaaggtagacccccacccacccaccacctccTGCCgttttaagaaacgttttgcaacagagtCGGAGGAAGGAATACACCCCTGTTCACCCGagcacacagttcactttcatagcagccacatacagcatcatcatcactttgctcattgcattattccttctcgcatctactaGCTCCTCTCCGCTCACATTTTCCCCTTCAGTACACAACAGCTGTCTGACCAGGCACAAAAAcctctccaagccaaaccttcataccacaACCAATACACAACCTACATTGTCACCATACTAACGTTATAGTCAACAgactagaactaacgcgttagttaaCCTCCAATTCATgtgtacaatcatgcagtacagcaagtagtttagcagttacaccggtggccccctggtggcaatacatttataaaagtgaaagcttaccttgacttggaagagtttcagtgttggatagccgtagccagctagctaacataaacaGCATTCCTCTGAGTCAGGTTGTTGAGTAAGCTAAATTAGCTGCATTAGCTAAGTATGTGGAAGGTAAACAAAGAAGAGAAAAATATACCatgaaatatacagtgccttgcaaaagtattcatccccgttggtgtttttcctattttgttgcattacaacctgtaattttaaatagatgtttatttggatttcatgtaatggagatacaaaatagtccaaattggtgaagtgaaataaaaaaaacaggaaaGTGGTACGTGCATAtgttttcaccccctttgctatgaagcccctaaatgagATTTGTTGCAACCAATTACCTGCATAAGTCACATAactagttagattgcacacaggtggacttcaagtGGCacgtgatctgtcacatgatctcagtatataaacacctgttctgaaaggccccagagtatgcaacaccactaagcaagcagcaccatgaagaccaatgagctctccaaacaggtcagggacaaagttgtggagaagtacagatcagggttgggttataaaaaaaatatcagaaactttgaacatcccacggagcatcCTCAAATCCATTATTACAATTTtttaagaatatggcaccacaacaaccacaaacctgccaagagagggccacccacaaactcacagaccaggcaaggagggtgtTAATCCGAGGAAACCAAAAgatcaaagataaccctgaaggagctgcaaagcttcacagcagagattggagtatctgtccaaagGACCACTTTTAAGCCGTaccctccacagagctgggctttgcgGAAGAGTGGTCAGAAAAAATCCAttccttaaagaaaaaaaaacaagtgaacacatttggtgttcgctaaaaggcatgtgggagactctccaacCATATAGAAGAagttactctggtcagatgagactaaaatgtagctttttggccatcaaggaaaatgctgtgtctggcgcaaacccaacacctcacatcaccccgagaacaccatccccacagtgaatcatggtggtggcagcatcatgctgaggggatgtttttcatcggcagggattGGAATGATGGAttgcactaaatacagggaaattcttgagggaaacctatttgtcttccagagatttgtgatggacggaggttcacctttcagcaggacaattaccctaagcatactgctaaagcaacacttgagtggttttaGGGGAAGCATTTAtttttgccttgaagaataggaaataatcccagtggctagatgtaccaagcttATACAGACAACCCAAGAGACtttcagctgtaattgctgcaaaaggtggctttacaaagtattgactttgataCAAACCacccaaaacatttattttaattccaggttgtaagtctACAAAATAGAAAAAGGGCCAaggtgggtgaatactttcgcaagccactgtagctctctctctctgtgctgcttctccttaatttttgaagaaattagctatggtctttctctctctttgagtcaccTACTCACCACACTTAGCTGTAgcgtatgctttcagtactagactcactatctgatcctttgattgaaTGGACAAGATGTTAGTTCATACTACAAGAGCTCTCATAggctggaggatgtcctccggaagttgttaGAATTACTGTGTAAGTATTTGGCAGggtgtgagaaccatgagcctcctaggttttgtattgaagtcaatgtgccCAGAGGAGGATGAaaaatagctgtcctccggctacaccagggtgctgttgaggctactgtagacctgttTATTGCAAAACCAtatgttttaatcagttatttggtgacgtgaatatatttagtatagttttatctaaaaaggataactttttaaaatgttttttctgAAATTCAGTGAGTAGCTAACTGAATAATCAAATTGTCATACCTTTTAGTTGATTCACCAGGCAAAGGTGAAGTTCTGTTTATTGCCCTGAGTCATAGTTCTCCTTTATACTTCAGATGATGAGTCTGATTGAAGGATATGATTAAAGTGATGTAATTTTCCATGAactctttctttctgtccctctctactctcttccaccttctctctgtagcagtgtgtgtgatgAGGACTAACAGCTGCCAGTCTGACAGCAGTGGTTTCCTGGAAGAACCCTTCATCCCGTCCATTACCCAGCATCCCTCACCTGGACCCGAGCTCATGAAGGTTACACGGAGAACATTCTAGAAGTGCAACAATCTAGGCGTGTTACTTTTAGTTAGTTCTACTGACTTACTTAAACTTACTTTAAGTTATTGCTACTAACTTATATACTTCACCAGCccaaaatattaaaatatattattGAATTGATATTCTGTCTATTTCATGGTGCACAATTTAAGAGGTCATTCATTAATTTAAACTGACAGTGTTTGGTTGTTGTTTAAGGCTTTGTCGGGAATATCTGGAGGCAGCACTGACAGCCAGATCACTGTAAAAGGAGCTTCACCCCCCTCGTCCCCCCCATCCACTTCCCTGgacccttcccctccttccctctccacgtGCCACCCAAGACCCGAGTCTCCTCTATACAGACCAGAGACAACAAGCCCTACAGAGGAGACACCCAGACACCAGGATTCCCCCAcaccccactccctcctctctgatgCCTTGGAGATGACTAACTCTGCGTTTGGAGCCAGGCCAAGCCTAATGGAAAACACTGTCACTGAGGAAGATGGATTCTCTTCGGCCTGCTGTGCACCTTGTCATAAGCCAGACTCTCCGTTACGGCACGTTATTATTATCATGAAAACAGATAGAGAAACAGAACACTTTACTCTGGAATCAGAGGAAGCTGTTCCaataggaggagaggaaaaggccATAGCGGAACAAAGTGGTAATGTTCAGACAGGAACAGAGGCTGTTGGTGATCAGGACACCGATTGTTATGGGTCACATGAAGGCTCTCTGATGGACTCGGTGGCTCTGGTGCAGatgaagaaagagatggagatgaagATGGAAGTACAGATTAGTTCTGGTTTGGAAGGTCCAGTGTTGGGTCCTGTCGCTGTTCCTGAGGTGGTGGATCAAGACTCTGAGACTGGATCTGTTTGTCAGGACCGGTCCTCTGAAGACCCTCTATTAGGATCTGACCCTAACCTCTCAGCAGTGCTAagccctgcctcctctctccccccagcagaacctctctctgcctcctctctccccccagcagagcctctctctgcctcctctccccccacAGTGTACTGGGAAACAGGTGGCTCAGAGATTTCAGAGGGATCCTCAAGCTTGGTTGTCCAAGAGCCTGTCCCACCACTAAATCAACCAACAAACCCATCAACAGACCTACCTCCAGGCCCAGCTTTGACCTCACCTTCAGAGCAAGTGTCACTTCCATCCCCAGCCTCTTCCCCACCACCATCTCCGTCCCCAGCCTCATGCCCACACCAACCTCCAGCCTCAGCTTTTCTGGCAGCATCCAGCTCATCTCCAACACAATCCCATTCCCCAATCCCAAACCATTCTCTATCAGCCCTAACCACAACACCAATCCCATCCTCAATTCCAAACTCACCATCAGCCCATTCCTTAACCGTAGCTCCATCTCAAGCCCCAACCCCACTCGTCCCCCACAGTGGTGCTTTCAGGTCAGGCCGATCTGTGTCTGTCCAGAtgccctcctcccttccctctgtctcccactctGCCCTCCGGAGAGGTGCTGTCCCCCACACCCCCTCCCCGCTCGGCCCTTCCTTCGAGCCCCTCCCCCTGACTGACCTGACGCTCCGGCAGAGGCGGAACTCCTTCTCCAGAAAGACGTGGTCAGATGCTGATGTCTCCCACTTTGCAGAACACAGAAACACTGCGGTTGCCATGGGAAAGGCAGACATGACACCTGAGACGATATCCCTCCCGtccccctgcccctccccctccatgtCATCGTCCAATCGGTGGCTGTCTCGCGACGGTTCACGAAGATCCGGAAGTTTCCAGATGAAGTCCACCTCCTTGGACACTGGGCTGTGGCAGGAGGAAGTGGGGGAAGAAGTGGGGGATGAGGATAGACGGTGGGAACGAGCCCTGTTCTCTGGGCTttcctgctgctgctcctgtgaTAACCGCTGTCGCTGCTGTTCTCAGAACAATCGCCACAAACCGTCCTCCGTTTCAGCTTTCCCTGTAAGTAACACACACAATTCAGTTACGCACTCTTGTCAAACCCTAAATTGATTCACACAGGATGATATCTGAAAAAAAAGACTAAATGATAATGCAACCTCACTCATCAAAATGTCTGCAACAAGTGCCCTTTTCTATGGCTACATCCAATCATTAAAATAGTTATTTAATTCCTTATCTGTATATTTATAGAATATTAGGTAAGGAGGCATTGAGGCACATCACGTGTTTTTCCTGTTGACACGATGAACAAATCCTCTTTGCATGTTAGAATCTTTATTGGCCCTTCTAAAGATGGTGGTTTGGTTTCATATGCAGCAGTGGTCATTTGCATGTGAATGCCTGTTTTGCGTGATGAGCAGCAGTAGAGGAGGAAGTTCACCACTCGCTCTGGCTCTTTAGTGGCCTCAAGCACAGCTCACTTCTAATAAAAGAACACTATATGAAAGGTCCTATTCACCAAGAATGGTCAATAGGATTGGGGTTGCTACTTGAGTCTTTAGTAgacccctttctgtctctcacgtAATGCCGGTTTTATGAGGGTGACCACCATTGTGCTCTGATGGAAATGATGTGTTGAGTAGGCTACCGTAATCTTTGTGAACAGCTGAATTTGATACTTCTGAGAACAGAACATCTACACTATGGCCTTCATATTTGTATTGAGCCCATTTGGTTGTTCTAATTGGCTTAATAATCAACCTCTTCGAGCTAGCCACTGCAATTTCGCTAATAGGCAAAAACAGACCTTTCCTCCCTTGTGCGCTGATTCACTGTACAGTATTCCTGACGTTGtgttgtctctatcctctctcatgATATTATTCTGTATAATCCTCTGTGCAGTATTCACTGGATGAGCTGGAGGGGATGATGCACTGTATGAGGAAGTTCCGCTGCGTCCTGACAGACATCGAGGAACAGCTGTCAGAAGACCAGGCCTCGGTGTACAGCTCACTCTCTGACACTGACAGGTAGATAATACCCCCTCTAGCGGACGCTTTAGGCTACTTCACCTCACCCATATCATCTCATTTAGAGTGAGCATTGAGCAGGCTTGGGTATAACGAGGACAGCTTGAGACTGATGTTTTTAGTGTTATGTTTATGCTGCAGGGTTGGAGTCAGTTCCATGTCATGACTTAATTGAAATGTGACTGAACTCAACCCTGTTTTGTTGGCTAATGATTTCGATTTGACATACTATGGTGT carries:
- the itprid1 gene encoding flocculation protein FLO11 isoform X7, coding for MDVLNLWSDDPEEVLLDLGFGCDEPDISGRIPARFINNQSSARGINIQVFLDAQKNRMDIENPDVSNRFRQLEVLQQVTTAFSSLVGGASTDSLSESGVPALASAEAREKRKRMGMLLRRVSRKTLSQTQIQTQDSQDTNPTPHSPVAHLQQPLAGPPDRRTQLKRARQGLAECICLTPLVEEQGLASEAPEPHSVPQEGALRLEVGKEYQPLISSGIPTRKKSPGEARESFEMEEIQSFDEGSISGSYMGASDTTAVCVMRTNSCQSDSSGFLEEPFIPSITQHPSPGPELMKALSGISGGSTDSQITVKGASPPSSPPSTSLDPSPPSLSTCHPRPESPLYRPETTSPTEETPRHQDSPTPHSLLSDALEMTNSAFGARPSLMENTVTEEDGFSSACCAPCHKPDSPLRHVIIIMKTDRETEHFTLESEEAVPIGGEEKAIAEQSGNVQTGTEAVGDQDTDCYGSHEGSLMDSVALVQMKKEMEMKMEVQISSGLEGPVLGPVAVPEVVDQDSETGSVCQDRSSEDPLLGSDPNLSAVLSPASSLPPAEPLSASSLPPAEPLSASSPPTVYWETGGSEISEGSSSLVVQEPVPPLNQPTNPSTDLPPGPALTSPSEQVSLPSPASSPPPSPSPASCPHQPPASAFLAASSSSPTQSHSPIPNHSLSALTTTPIPSSIPNSPSAHSLTVAPSQAPTPLVPHSGAFRSGRSVSVQMPSSLPSVSHSALRRGAVPHTPSPLGPSFEPLPLTDLTLRQRRNSFSRKTWSDADVSHFAEHRNTAVAMGKADMTPETISLPSPCPSPSMSSSNRWLSRDGSRRSGSFQMKSTSLDTGLWQEEVGEEVGDEDRRWERALFSGLSCCCSCDNRCRCCSQNNRHKPSSVSAFPYSLDELEGMMHCMRKFRCVLTDIEEQLSEDQASVYSSLSDTDREEVRDILELRKAVKQEAGELELQLTDLVHRYDDSFKMKMHRLLDEQSHLYTQLRLLPLIPTTTSTPGSASSRSMATQCCLLPWLPLTDMSRPRPSSQATWDLESRSALPDSSSMGQRLKHGSTGTKPDKLDIVGFIQRLKESIRHSVNTDSLE